From Anaerohalosphaera lusitana, one genomic window encodes:
- a CDS encoding type II secretion system F family protein → MATLEQTLNQTEDTSQVISTSSAGTDAAQDQPQTTMDKLNSFSIEAGPNRKDILNFTNQLSVMVKAGMSLQESLESIAEQTEKRKFKEVLMDVKNRIEGGQSFSQALAEHDGIFNELYINMVAAAEISGSLSSMLEKLAGYLDQEAETRSQVMGAMMYPIIIGVMAVTCVTFLLIFVLPKFLAVFAGKEQYLPGPTKIIMAISGTMRGYWYVIFPGIAAAIGGFHYFTKTPTGKVWWDKVKLKMPLVKTLCRSLYITRGLHTMGVLTNAGVPVLDTLNITAKISGNIYFKRMWQDVHENVRQGKKIAQSLDGYDLLPSSVVQMLRSGEDSGSLGTVLRDVSEFYGRELKTVIKMVTSMIEPIMIVVMGVIVGFIAMSIILPIFKMSNVVTG, encoded by the coding sequence ATGGCAACCCTTGAACAGACACTAAATCAAACGGAAGATACTTCGCAGGTGATAAGTACTTCATCTGCAGGTACAGATGCCGCACAAGATCAGCCTCAAACAACCATGGATAAGCTCAACAGCTTTTCCATTGAGGCCGGGCCTAATCGTAAGGACATCTTGAACTTTACCAATCAGCTCTCTGTGATGGTAAAGGCAGGCATGTCACTGCAAGAAAGCCTTGAGTCCATCGCTGAACAGACTGAAAAGAGAAAGTTCAAAGAAGTGCTGATGGATGTCAAGAATCGCATAGAAGGTGGACAGAGCTTCTCGCAGGCGTTGGCTGAGCATGACGGCATATTTAATGAGCTTTACATTAACATGGTCGCTGCTGCGGAAATATCAGGCTCACTGAGCTCTATGCTTGAGAAACTGGCTGGCTATCTCGATCAGGAAGCAGAGACGCGTTCACAGGTGATGGGTGCCATGATGTATCCTATCATCATTGGTGTTATGGCTGTTACCTGTGTGACTTTCCTTCTGATCTTCGTACTTCCCAAGTTTTTGGCGGTATTCGCGGGAAAAGAACAGTACCTGCCCGGTCCTACTAAGATCATCATGGCCATCAGCGGAACAATGCGGGGCTACTGGTACGTGATCTTCCCCGGCATCGCTGCAGCAATAGGCGGCTTCCATTATTTCACAAAGACCCCTACGGGCAAAGTTTGGTGGGACAAGGTAAAGCTCAAAATGCCTCTTGTGAAAACGCTTTGCCGCAGTCTCTACATAACGCGCGGCCTGCACACAATGGGCGTGCTGACAAATGCCGGTGTGCCTGTTCTGGATACGCTCAACATCACAGCGAAAATCTCCGGCAACATATATTTTAAACGCATGTGGCAGGATGTTCATGAGAACGTTCGTCAGGGTAAGAAGATTGCCCAGAGTCTTGACGGCTACGATCTGCTGCCTTCGAGCGTGGTTCAGATGCTGCGTTCGGGTGAAGATTCCGGTTCACTCGGCACGGTTCTTCGCGATGTGTCTGAATTCTACGGTCGAGAACTCAAGACGGTTATCAAGATGGTGACCTCTATGATAGAGCCTATCATGATCGTTGTAATGGGTGTGATCGTAGGCTTCATCGCGATGAGTATTATTCTGCCCATCTTCAAGATGTCAAACGTGGTTACCGGTTAA
- the pilM gene encoding pilus assembly protein PilM — translation MLNIVPCESIAKKMFGFLKNKTLPIGVDLGTGHLKMAQLGTEGDNVFLQAAACEPRPADIAPGTAQWQRWVSKAVKSAISSKGFKGKSVMTAMPADDVFIDQVRIARSLANSLDQATLAKVQQKLPFDPAKAVVKYVVTENGSSSDDLDVVVMVTEREKVERNLAIYEKAGLQVRGMTVWPLAITTSYAQFFGRRESDTDTTALLLEMGAHHSNAVICRQTDLLFARSIPVGYKLLAESGPSNAETLISETNSCCRYFESVSGGSRIERLVVLAREDIDQDLCHQIADFAQKMQVSAQIGDVVQAVETRPGANSDISMPQVDWAIAYGLSLSGAKQLQAVS, via the coding sequence ATGTTAAATATAGTACCCTGCGAAAGCATTGCGAAAAAAATGTTCGGTTTTCTAAAAAACAAAACTCTTCCAATCGGCGTCGACCTTGGTACAGGGCACCTTAAAATGGCCCAGCTTGGTACCGAGGGGGACAATGTTTTCCTTCAGGCTGCGGCTTGCGAGCCCAGGCCTGCCGACATAGCTCCCGGTACCGCACAATGGCAGCGATGGGTTTCAAAGGCTGTCAAGTCGGCCATCTCTTCGAAAGGCTTCAAAGGTAAGAGCGTGATGACCGCAATGCCTGCGGATGATGTTTTCATAGATCAGGTCAGAATAGCCAGATCACTTGCAAACTCTCTGGACCAGGCGACTTTGGCCAAGGTTCAGCAAAAGCTGCCTTTCGATCCCGCAAAGGCAGTTGTCAAATACGTAGTCACGGAAAACGGCTCGTCCAGCGACGACCTCGATGTCGTTGTGATGGTTACTGAACGTGAGAAGGTTGAACGCAACCTCGCCATTTATGAAAAAGCAGGACTGCAGGTCCGTGGCATGACGGTGTGGCCTTTGGCTATAACGACAAGCTATGCACAGTTCTTCGGCCGACGGGAATCCGACACCGATACGACTGCTCTTCTATTGGAAATGGGGGCACACCACTCCAATGCCGTGATCTGCCGTCAAACGGATCTCTTGTTCGCACGTTCCATACCTGTCGGCTATAAGCTGCTTGCTGAGTCAGGACCTTCCAATGCTGAAACACTGATATCAGAGACCAATTCGTGCTGCAGATACTTCGAGTCTGTTTCAGGCGGTTCGCGAATCGAACGACTGGTTGTGCTCGCCCGAGAAGATATCGATCAGGATCTCTGTCACCAGATTGCTGATTTTGCCCAAAAGATGCAAGTCAGCGCTCAGATAGGCGATGTTGTTCAGGCAGTGGAAACCAGACCCGGAGCAAATAGTGATATAAGTATGCCTCAGGTTGACTGGGCTATCGCCTATGGCCTGAGTCTTAGTGGTGCAAAGCAATTACAAGCTGTAAGTTAA
- a CDS encoding type IV pilus modification PilV family protein, which produces MTRRSKIKNRRAFSLLEVLIAVVIISLGMVSVLAASTAFTESNASGIELSTAEFLVEEVRELTTSLSVTDPNSDDDTFGPEYYESSVADYDDLDDFDGASFSPPIDIKRNALSNYAGYTQQVTVRNVSANDFSSVQYDHSTNFVRVTVNILLGGEQITSSSWIRANY; this is translated from the coding sequence ATGACCCGCCGAAGTAAAATAAAAAACAGAAGGGCGTTCTCGTTGCTCGAGGTGCTGATCGCTGTGGTGATAATCTCACTTGGTATGGTTTCGGTTCTGGCTGCCAGTACTGCCTTTACTGAGTCCAATGCAAGCGGTATCGAACTTTCTACTGCCGAGTTCCTGGTTGAAGAGGTTCGCGAACTCACTACTTCCCTGTCAGTGACTGATCCTAATTCAGACGACGATACATTTGGACCCGAATACTACGAATCCTCAGTCGCTGACTACGATGACCTGGACGATTTCGATGGTGCATCGTTTTCACCTCCCATCGATATAAAACGAAACGCTCTGTCAAACTACGCAGGCTATACACAGCAGGTTACAGTGCGGAACGTAAGTGCGAATGATTTCTCCAGCGTTCAGTACGACCATTCTACTAATTTTGTCCGAGTGACTGTCAATATCCTGCTCGGCGGTGAACAGATAACCTCTTCAAGCTGGATCCGTGCCAACTACTAA
- a CDS encoding NAD(P)H-dependent glycerol-3-phosphate dehydrogenase: protein MIKNVSIIGDGAMGSVCAMLLVENGINVKLWGHDADYVRLLADKRENVKFLPGYKLPDEIAFEPDDDQAMKGADLILSAVPCQYMRSVWTRLKPHTPPLIPVVSVTKGIEKGTLLRPSQILSEIIGPDRHYAALSGPTIADEIVRKLPATSTAASTDLELARDIQQAFNSARFRVYTNSDLDGVELAGALKNVIAIAAGVIDGIGAGDNAKAALLARGLAEIKRLGLALGANENTFAGLSGLGDLVTTCVSPKGRNRSFGERIGKGQSAEQALSATDSVVEGAATCVSVLELAGKYDVEMPITQAVYDVIYGGKTVQEGIQDLMTRELKSEGE from the coding sequence ATGATCAAGAACGTAAGCATAATAGGTGACGGAGCTATGGGCAGTGTCTGCGCGATGCTGCTCGTGGAAAATGGTATAAATGTCAAACTCTGGGGACATGATGCAGATTATGTCCGGCTTCTCGCAGATAAACGTGAGAACGTGAAGTTCCTTCCGGGCTATAAACTGCCGGACGAGATTGCTTTTGAGCCGGACGACGATCAGGCCATGAAGGGGGCCGACCTGATCCTCTCTGCAGTACCATGTCAGTACATGCGTTCCGTCTGGACACGTCTGAAACCTCATACTCCTCCTTTGATACCTGTCGTGAGCGTTACCAAGGGTATCGAAAAGGGCACTTTGCTGCGCCCCAGTCAGATCCTTAGCGAAATTATAGGACCAGACCGTCACTATGCCGCTCTGTCCGGACCTACTATAGCGGACGAAATCGTTCGTAAGCTTCCTGCAACATCAACTGCAGCCAGCACCGATCTGGAACTCGCGAGGGATATACAGCAGGCATTCAATTCCGCTAGATTTCGCGTTTATACGAATAGCGATCTCGACGGCGTTGAGTTGGCCGGCGCACTCAAAAATGTTATCGCGATCGCAGCGGGCGTGATTGACGGTATCGGTGCCGGTGACAACGCCAAAGCGGCACTGCTTGCACGGGGCCTCGCTGAGATCAAACGGCTCGGGCTTGCTCTTGGGGCCAACGAAAACACTTTTGCTGGTCTGTCCGGCCTTGGGGATCTGGTGACCACTTGTGTCTCACCAAAAGGGCGGAACCGTTCCTTTGGTGAACGCATCGGGAAGGGCCAGTCTGCTGAGCAGGCACTGTCTGCTACGGACAGCGTTGTCGAAGGTGCAGCCACTTGCGTTTCAGTTCTTGAACTGGCAGGAAAATACGATGTTGAGATGCCGATCACACAGGCAGTCTACGATGTCATTTACGGGGGCAAGACTGTTCAGGAAGGCATTCAGGATCTCATGACGCGCGAGCTGAAGTCCGAGGGCGAATAA
- a CDS encoding type IV pilus twitching motility protein PilT yields the protein MINIKEILAESIEQSASDLHINVGLPPIMRVHTELIAMEYPAVTDEEARQMVLEMVGQDKFQEFEEKRDLDFSTYIDDGSRFRVNAHYQRESIALSFRAISNYIPVLDELNLPDIVKELTELPRGLVVVTGHTGSGKSTTLASMIGSINEKRSKRIITLEDPVEYALENDNCMIEQREIGADCVTFASGLRHVLRQDPDVILVGEMRDLETTSSTITAAETGHLVFSTLHTVNASQTVERIIDIYPGSQQNQIRAMLSNTLQAVISQTLFRRVDKPGMVPCTEILLCTSAVRNCIRENRVFEIPNIIETSRKIGMQSMDNSIADMYFRGFIDREEAVMRSSNPGKMEKLFSQHGNAVPA from the coding sequence ATGATCAATATTAAAGAAATACTGGCAGAATCGATCGAGCAGTCAGCATCCGACTTGCACATAAATGTCGGCCTGCCTCCCATTATGCGTGTGCATACAGAGTTGATCGCGATGGAGTATCCCGCGGTAACAGATGAAGAAGCCAGGCAAATGGTGCTTGAAATGGTAGGCCAGGACAAGTTTCAGGAGTTTGAAGAAAAACGCGACCTGGATTTTTCGACCTATATCGATGACGGGAGCCGTTTCCGTGTAAATGCACACTATCAGCGAGAGTCCATAGCTTTATCTTTCAGAGCAATATCGAATTACATACCCGTGCTCGATGAGCTCAATCTGCCTGACATCGTAAAGGAACTAACTGAACTTCCTCGTGGTCTGGTCGTGGTGACAGGACATACCGGTTCTGGTAAGAGTACCACACTTGCAAGCATGATCGGATCCATTAATGAAAAACGTTCAAAGCGTATAATCACGCTCGAGGATCCTGTCGAGTATGCGTTGGAAAACGACAACTGCATGATCGAACAGCGAGAGATCGGTGCTGACTGTGTGACTTTCGCCTCGGGCTTGCGGCACGTTCTTAGGCAGGACCCCGACGTCATCCTTGTTGGTGAAATGCGTGACCTCGAAACTACGAGCTCGACGATAACCGCCGCCGAAACGGGTCACCTTGTCTTCTCAACACTTCATACTGTAAATGCATCACAGACCGTTGAACGTATCATAGATATCTATCCCGGAAGTCAGCAGAACCAGATACGTGCCATGCTGTCCAATACGCTGCAGGCCGTTATCTCACAGACGCTCTTCCGTCGTGTTGATAAGCCCGGCATGGTTCCCTGCACCGAAATACTGCTTTGCACATCAGCGGTGAGAAACTGCATCCGTGAAAACCGTGTTTTCGAAATACCTAATATTATCGAGACATCCAGAAAGATCGGCATGCAGAGCATGGACAACAGTATCGCTGATATGTACTTCCGGGGCTTCATTGACCGTGAAGAGGCTGTAATGCGGTCCTCTAATCCCGGCAAAATGGAAAAGCTCTTCAGTCAGCACGGAAATGCTGTCCCTGCTTGA
- a CDS encoding PilN domain-containing protein: protein MANIDFVPTDYIEQKESSRANLLCLVLFAAIMGGVIATFSIIKVRQKAVSADLEEINSKLVTAQKQIAQLEEISTKKKSMMKTAVMTAELIEPVPKSVLLACLTNNLPSSVSLLELEVEAEEVTVKQAASAKESKTQYQKAAKKAKAKAKTIVKKVINNKLEITGVAPSDIEVANYIASLTDSILLDRVGLVESKEYQLDGINYRQFRLNARIKPDLKLSKEDIDTIRLKKNGVI from the coding sequence ATGGCCAATATAGACTTTGTCCCTACCGACTATATTGAGCAGAAGGAATCAAGCAGGGCAAATCTGCTGTGCCTGGTTCTTTTCGCTGCGATAATGGGCGGTGTTATTGCAACCTTTTCGATCATCAAGGTAAGACAGAAAGCTGTTTCTGCGGATCTGGAAGAGATAAACAGCAAACTCGTTACCGCACAAAAACAGATCGCCCAGCTCGAAGAGATAAGCACGAAGAAAAAAAGCATGATGAAGACTGCTGTGATGACCGCAGAACTGATCGAGCCTGTGCCCAAGAGTGTTCTTCTGGCATGTCTAACGAACAACCTTCCTTCCAGCGTTTCGCTTCTGGAACTAGAGGTCGAGGCTGAAGAGGTGACCGTTAAACAGGCAGCTTCGGCAAAAGAGAGTAAAACGCAGTACCAGAAAGCTGCAAAAAAAGCGAAGGCAAAAGCCAAGACAATCGTGAAAAAGGTTATTAACAATAAGCTCGAAATTACAGGTGTCGCTCCCAGCGACATAGAGGTCGCAAACTATATCGCTTCATTGACTGATTCCATACTGCTCGATCGCGTGGGACTGGTTGAGTCGAAAGAGTACCAGCTCGATGGCATAAATTACAGGCAGTTCAGACTAAATGCCAGGATCAAGCCCGATCTTAAGCTTTCAAAAGAAGACATTGACACCATACGTCTCAAAAAGAACGGTGTAATATAG
- a CDS encoding type 4a pilus biogenesis protein PilO, whose product MSTGFRKLIFFIVLIGLAYVAWAYMIKPANEDLKKQKAAVETKRAKLTQLENATRDAEDLSKQLTELDDAMSFFENKLPPKSEIHKVLENITMIAQKQGLKPKTIRTLKQKNTHGYVEQPLSMELSGNFSSYYQFLLEIENLDRISQIKELSLKKKSKFEGETEATFIVSIFFQDTKA is encoded by the coding sequence ATGAGTACTGGATTCCGAAAACTGATCTTCTTCATAGTTTTGATCGGACTGGCTTACGTGGCCTGGGCATATATGATCAAGCCTGCGAATGAAGATTTGAAAAAGCAAAAGGCGGCTGTCGAAACAAAACGAGCAAAACTAACCCAGCTTGAAAATGCGACACGTGATGCAGAGGATCTCAGCAAGCAGCTCACCGAACTTGATGATGCAATGAGTTTCTTCGAGAATAAGCTGCCTCCCAAGAGCGAAATACACAAAGTTCTGGAAAACATTACAATGATCGCTCAAAAGCAGGGGCTAAAGCCCAAAACGATCCGCACGCTAAAGCAGAAAAATACTCATGGCTATGTTGAACAGCCTCTGAGTATGGAGCTGTCAGGTAATTTCAGCTCTTACTATCAGTTCCTGCTCGAGATCGAAAACCTTGACCGTATTTCTCAAATCAAGGAACTCTCGCTTAAGAAGAAGTCGAAATTCGAAGGTGAAACGGAAGCCACCTTTATTGTCAGTATATTTTTCCAGGACACTAAGGCCTGA
- a CDS encoding GspE/PulE family protein: MKRLFGLEKKQESETGVNSGTGTGGEAQQGIRGLSCLYSPQRTEVAHVRDIVDILSDMGKLAPEKVEQIRAEASSRRGADVEQILVAGKYVTPEDVLIAKAELLGYQFKNITPEDVDRKAFDKLGLQYVRANKIVPVAVRDHLLVVATTEPTNVFALDDVKRQTGMSLEVMVCHQKDIDAVCDEFDESKLGYDVDEIMNDMADIEVVKDVEEDAEDLEKSAGESPVIKFANYLISNAVREGASDIHIEPKEKYTKIRYRIDGILFESMQAPAKMHPAIVSRIKIMANLDISERRVPQDGKIAVLMGGRGVDLRISILPTSHGEKVVIRILDSKSISYGLEETGMESDILASFREQISMPHGILLVTGPTGSGKSTTLYSALKQMDSEALNVSTVEDPVEYDLEYCNQVQVNEKVGMTFAAALRSLLRQDPDIVMVGEIRDHETSRIAVQAALTGHLVLSTLHTNDAPSTISRMVNIGIEPYLIAASLNGILAQRLVRRVCPHCQETYSAPDKIRGYLEKIGADPDNLICGKGCDKCRESGYSGRAGIHELLVVDEEFRDRINKDASVESMRRAFVKAGNDTMFDDGLKKVARGITTVEEVLRVTEIYGKNEDEVFVENLS, from the coding sequence ATGAAGCGACTGTTTGGACTGGAAAAAAAACAGGAATCCGAGACAGGTGTAAATTCAGGCACGGGGACCGGTGGTGAAGCCCAGCAGGGTATCCGAGGTCTGAGCTGTCTGTATTCACCTCAACGGACCGAAGTTGCTCACGTCAGAGATATCGTTGATATCCTTTCTGACATGGGCAAGCTCGCTCCTGAAAAGGTAGAGCAGATCAGGGCCGAGGCTTCCAGCCGCCGGGGTGCTGATGTTGAGCAGATACTTGTTGCGGGAAAGTATGTCACACCCGAGGATGTCCTCATCGCCAAGGCCGAACTGCTCGGCTACCAGTTCAAGAATATAACGCCCGAAGATGTCGACCGCAAAGCGTTCGATAAACTCGGGCTGCAGTATGTTCGTGCCAACAAGATCGTACCCGTAGCTGTACGCGATCACCTCCTGGTCGTCGCTACCACAGAACCTACCAATGTATTTGCACTGGATGATGTCAAACGTCAGACCGGCATGTCCCTTGAAGTGATGGTATGTCATCAGAAGGACATCGACGCGGTCTGCGACGAATTTGACGAGAGCAAGCTCGGCTATGACGTTGACGAAATAATGAACGATATGGCCGATATCGAGGTGGTTAAAGACGTCGAGGAAGATGCCGAGGACCTCGAGAAAAGCGCGGGCGAATCGCCCGTCATCAAATTTGCGAATTATCTCATATCCAACGCCGTCCGCGAAGGCGCAAGTGATATTCATATCGAGCCCAAGGAAAAATACACAAAGATCCGTTACAGAATTGACGGCATCCTGTTTGAGTCGATGCAGGCACCCGCCAAGATGCATCCTGCCATTGTTTCACGTATCAAGATCATGGCAAATCTGGATATTTCCGAACGCCGTGTGCCCCAGGATGGTAAAATCGCGGTTCTAATGGGCGGCAGGGGTGTCGATCTTCGAATATCGATCCTTCCCACCAGTCATGGTGAAAAGGTCGTAATACGTATTCTAGACAGCAAATCTATTAGCTATGGTCTTGAAGAGACCGGCATGGAATCCGATATACTGGCATCGTTCCGCGAGCAGATCAGCATGCCTCATGGGATTCTGCTCGTTACAGGTCCCACCGGTTCCGGTAAGAGTACGACGTTGTATTCCGCGCTCAAACAGATGGACTCTGAAGCACTTAACGTCTCTACTGTTGAGGACCCTGTTGAGTATGATCTCGAGTATTGCAATCAGGTCCAGGTAAACGAAAAAGTCGGCATGACCTTCGCTGCTGCACTTCGTTCACTGCTGCGGCAGGACCCCGATATCGTCATGGTGGGTGAGATACGCGACCATGAAACTTCCCGCATTGCTGTACAGGCAGCCCTTACGGGTCACCTTGTTTTGTCTACGCTGCATACCAATGATGCACCCAGTACTATTTCCCGAATGGTCAATATCGGCATAGAACCTTATCTGATCGCGGCTTCGCTCAACGGCATTCTCGCTCAGCGTCTTGTGCGACGCGTCTGTCCCCACTGTCAGGAAACATACAGTGCTCCTGACAAGATCAGAGGATATCTGGAAAAGATAGGCGCAGACCCCGATAATCTGATATGCGGAAAGGGATGCGACAAGTGCCGCGAAAGCGGTTACTCCGGCCGAGCTGGCATACATGAGCTGCTGGTGGTCGATGAAGAATTCCGTGACCGTATCAATAAGGATGCGTCCGTGGAATCTATGAGAAGAGCATTTGTAAAAGCAGGTAACGACACGATGTTTGACGACGGACTGAAAAAGGTTGCAAGAGGCATAACGACTGTCGAAGAGGTGCTTCGCGTAACCGAAATTTACGGCAAAAACGAAGATGAAGTTTTCGTTGAGAACTTAAGCTAA
- the hflX gene encoding GTPase HflX yields the protein METLKDKFKVQKERAILVAAAQRGESGYKYNDLSELSALAESAGAAIVYKLQQKIDRINPSTYIGRGKAELLGEHAESEKADVVIFDNDLSPAQIRELEKVVGVRVIDRSELILDIFATRARTRQAKLQVELAQLQYTYPRLTRLWSHLDTVAGAAGGAGAAGAVGGIGTRGTGEKQLEIDRRLVNKRITELKREIEGIDKRKMREIKGRHDQYKVSLVGYTNAGKSTLMNALTDAEVFVEDRLFATLDTRTRKWSVDKGVEVLLSDTVGFVSHLPHHLVASFKATLEEAVHADLLLQVVDVSDEDVFEQIKSVDQVLDDIGCGEKERLVLFNKSDALASEANLESLQAIYPDAICISARTGMNLDLLAQAVLDRYRQEEMTVRVKIALSDGKTQSFLRGYCEILEENYTDSHVEIEARLGKSQLPALKSLKPAELRLDA from the coding sequence TTGGAAACACTAAAAGATAAGTTTAAGGTCCAAAAAGAACGAGCAATACTGGTAGCAGCCGCCCAACGCGGCGAATCGGGTTACAAATATAACGATCTCTCGGAACTTTCGGCATTGGCTGAATCGGCGGGTGCCGCAATAGTTTACAAGCTGCAGCAAAAGATAGATCGAATAAATCCATCCACATATATCGGACGGGGCAAGGCTGAACTGCTTGGTGAGCATGCAGAAAGTGAAAAAGCCGATGTCGTTATATTTGACAACGATCTTTCGCCTGCTCAGATCCGGGAGCTTGAAAAGGTGGTGGGGGTTCGAGTCATTGACCGAAGTGAGCTGATACTAGATATTTTCGCAACCAGAGCACGCACTCGTCAGGCCAAATTACAGGTAGAACTTGCTCAGCTTCAGTACACATATCCCAGGCTTACCCGCCTTTGGTCCCATCTTGACACCGTTGCTGGTGCTGCCGGCGGTGCGGGAGCTGCAGGTGCGGTGGGCGGTATCGGAACCCGTGGTACTGGCGAAAAACAGCTCGAAATTGACCGCCGACTCGTTAACAAACGCATAACCGAGCTCAAACGCGAGATCGAAGGCATTGACAAACGCAAAATGCGTGAGATCAAGGGGCGTCATGATCAGTACAAGGTCAGCCTGGTTGGTTATACCAACGCGGGTAAAAGTACGCTGATGAATGCTCTCACTGATGCGGAGGTCTTTGTCGAGGACAGGTTATTTGCCACACTGGATACACGAACTCGCAAATGGTCGGTTGATAAGGGCGTTGAGGTTCTGCTCAGCGATACGGTCGGATTCGTCAGCCACTTGCCTCACCATCTTGTGGCGTCTTTCAAGGCTACCCTCGAAGAGGCCGTGCATGCCGATCTTCTGCTTCAGGTGGTTGATGTTTCGGATGAAGATGTGTTCGAGCAGATCAAGTCGGTCGATCAGGTACTGGACGATATAGGATGTGGTGAGAAGGAGCGTCTGGTACTGTTCAACAAGTCTGATGCTCTTGCCAGTGAAGCGAATCTAGAATCTCTTCAGGCCATATACCCTGATGCGATATGTATTTCGGCTCGTACGGGCATGAATCTCGACCTGCTGGCCCAGGCAGTGCTCGATCGCTACCGGCAGGAGGAGATGACCGTGCGTGTGAAAATAGCGCTCAGTGACGGTAAAACCCAGAGCTTTCTGCGCGGCTACTGCGAGATACTCGAAGAAAACTACACTGACAGCCATGTGGAGATAGAGGCCCGCCTTGGCAAGTCCCAGTTGCCCGCGCTCAAAAGCCTCAAGCCGGCGGAGTTACGGCTTGACGCCTAG